The following are encoded in a window of Kitasatospora sp. NBC_01250 genomic DNA:
- the dnaJ gene encoding molecular chaperone DnaJ yields MATDYYAVLGVRRDAGQDEIKKAFRRLARELHPDVNPDPKTQERFKEINAAYEVLSDPQKRQVYDLGGDPLSPGGGGGGFGGGAAGFGFSDIMDAFFGAASGQRGPRSRTRRGQDAMIRLEITLEEAAFGTTKELQVDTAVTCTTCSGEGAAPGTSAQTCDMCRGKGEVSQVTRSFLGQVMTSRPCPQCQGFGTVVPTPCPECAGDGRVRARRTLTVKIPAGVDNGTRIQLAGEGEVGPGGGPAGDLYVEIAEINHPTFQRRGDDLHCTVTIPMTAASLGTQVPLQTLDGPEEVDIRPGTQSGQSIPLHGRGVTHLRGGGRGDLIVHVEVQTPTKLDPEQEDLLRRLAVLRGEERPSGLFSPGQQGLFSRLKDAFNGR; encoded by the coding sequence GTGGCCACGGACTACTACGCGGTACTCGGCGTCCGACGGGACGCGGGGCAGGACGAGATCAAGAAGGCGTTCCGGCGCCTTGCCCGTGAACTGCACCCGGACGTCAACCCGGACCCGAAGACGCAGGAGCGGTTCAAGGAGATCAACGCCGCTTACGAGGTGCTCTCCGACCCGCAGAAGCGGCAGGTCTACGACCTGGGCGGGGACCCGCTCTCGCCGGGCGGCGGCGGGGGCGGCTTCGGCGGCGGTGCGGCGGGCTTCGGCTTCTCCGACATCATGGACGCCTTCTTCGGCGCGGCCTCGGGCCAGCGCGGCCCGCGCTCGCGCACCCGGCGCGGCCAGGACGCGATGATCCGCCTGGAGATCACCCTGGAGGAGGCCGCCTTCGGCACCACCAAGGAACTCCAGGTCGACACCGCCGTCACCTGCACCACCTGCAGCGGCGAGGGCGCGGCCCCCGGGACCTCGGCCCAGACCTGCGACATGTGCCGCGGCAAGGGCGAGGTCTCCCAGGTCACCCGTTCCTTCCTGGGCCAGGTCATGACCTCGCGCCCGTGCCCGCAGTGCCAGGGCTTCGGCACCGTGGTGCCGACCCCGTGCCCGGAGTGCGCGGGCGACGGCCGGGTCCGGGCCCGGCGCACGCTGACGGTCAAGATCCCCGCCGGTGTCGACAACGGCACCCGGATCCAGCTGGCCGGCGAGGGCGAGGTCGGCCCCGGTGGTGGTCCGGCCGGTGACCTCTACGTGGAGATCGCCGAGATCAACCACCCGACCTTCCAGCGTCGCGGCGACGACCTGCACTGCACCGTCACCATCCCGATGACGGCCGCATCCCTCGGCACCCAGGTGCCGCTGCAGACCCTGGACGGTCCGGAGGAGGTCGACATCCGGCCCGGCACCCAGTCCGGCCAGTCGATCCCGCTGCACGGACGGGGCGTCACCCACCTGCGCGGGGGAGGCCGGGGCGACCTGATAGTGCATGTCGAGGTCCAGACGCCGACCAAGCTCGACCCCGAGCAGGAGGACCTGCTGCGCCGCCTCGCGGTGCTGCGCGGCGAGGAGCGGCCCTCGGGCCTGTTCTCGCCCGGTCAGCAGGGGCTCTTCTCCCGGCTGAAGGACGCCTTCAACGGCCGCTGA
- a CDS encoding 16S rRNA (uracil(1498)-N(3))-methyltransferase, which yields MTAPVFVVETAQLATAAAGHSIRLDGPEGRHAAAVKRLLPGEAVTLTDGLGLGGHGTVTAVHGKDALDVTLTEVRAEAEPRPRITVVQALPKGDRGELAVETMTEVGVDVVIPWAAARCITQWKGERGAKALAKWRSTAREAGKQARRLRFPEVREPMTTRQLAPLLAGAAFAAVLHEEGAEPLATAALPAEGDLVLIVGPEGGVSPEELAAFAECGARPYRLGSSVLRTSTAGVAAGALLLGGTGRWS from the coding sequence ATGACCGCACCCGTCTTCGTCGTCGAGACCGCCCAGCTGGCCACCGCCGCGGCCGGGCACTCCATCCGCCTGGACGGACCGGAGGGCCGGCATGCGGCCGCCGTCAAGCGCCTGCTGCCCGGCGAGGCGGTCACCCTGACCGACGGTCTGGGCCTGGGCGGCCACGGCACGGTGACCGCCGTGCACGGCAAGGACGCGCTCGACGTCACGCTCACCGAGGTGCGCGCCGAGGCCGAGCCCCGGCCGCGGATCACCGTGGTCCAGGCGCTGCCCAAGGGGGACCGCGGCGAGCTGGCGGTGGAGACGATGACCGAGGTCGGCGTCGACGTGGTGATCCCGTGGGCGGCCGCCCGCTGCATCACCCAGTGGAAGGGCGAGCGCGGCGCCAAGGCGCTGGCCAAGTGGCGCTCCACCGCGCGCGAAGCGGGCAAGCAGGCCCGCCGGCTGCGCTTTCCCGAGGTGCGCGAGCCGATGACGACCCGCCAGCTGGCCCCGCTGCTGGCCGGCGCCGCGTTCGCGGCCGTGCTGCACGAGGAGGGGGCCGAGCCGCTGGCCACCGCCGCGCTGCCCGCCGAGGGTGACCTGGTGCTGATCGTCGGACCGGAGGGCGGGGTGAGCCCGGAGGAACTGGCGGCCTTCGCGGAGTGCGGCGCGCGCCCCTACCGGCTGGGTTCCTCGGTGCTGCGCACCTCCACGGCGGGCGTGGCGGCGGGCGCCCTGCTGCTGGGCGGCACCGGTCGCTGGTCCTGA
- a CDS encoding S41 family peptidase yields the protein MTESESTSAGAYLRHPHLHGDLVTFVAEDDIWLAPLDGGRAWRLTADRSPVSHPRFSPDGRSIAWTSTRDGAAEIHLAPVDGGEARRLTHWGHTARTLLRGWTPQGEPVAVTSAGQATARQAWAFAVPLDGGQPRRLPFGPIGHLAFEAAAPTPEATPDAAPDEASGDRVLLLSAYSAEPARWKRYRGGTAGRLWIGTEGGEFTRLHSELDGNIESPLWVGDRIAFLSDHEGSGHLYSSRPDGSDLRRHTHPSPGAPFYARNAATDGTRVVWHSGGELWLLDALDGVARPRRLAVHPAGPRTGRRPYPLPAAGQLSTAAPDATGRAAAVVVRGTVHWLTHREGPARVLAETPGARARLARVVPPTEAGGPQGALWVTDAEGDDALEYAPDALAAERRRYAAGGLGRVLGLQVAPDGRHAAVAADDGRLLLVALADGAVRELARSVDGEVSGLAFAPDSGWLAWSQPTLGPWLLRQIMLVNLASGEVAEATPQRFIDTSPAFTADGKHLAFLSMRNFDPVYDAHSFDLGFPTGARPYLLTLAADTPSPFGPRRGGRPVDGAEESAETSEPSTGQPEAGGQPAAEAAEGPSAPTTVVDLAGLADRIVPFPVEGGRFGELRAAKDGVLWTRYQVVGELGDDAATPEDERPGPVLERYDLAKLRVEQLLDSLDTFAVSADGNRLAVLDGGELRIVPADHKAAEEDETRVDLARLRVTVDPAAEWRQMFDENGRLMRDNFWRADLGGVDWAGVLARYRPLVERLGSHDELVDLLWEVVGELGTSHAYVSPPGRGASGARPQGRLGADLVRDGEVWRIARVLPGESSDPRARSPLMAPGVAVKAGDALLAVDGRPVDPVTGPAALLAGTAGQPVELTVQRADGTVRHPVAVPLADDEALRYHDWVAGRRAEVRRLSGGRLGYLHIPDMMSAGWAQLHRDLRVELAKEGLLVDLRENRGGHTSQLILEKLSRRIIGWGRGRGLATAEPYPGEAPRGPVVALADEHAGSDGDIVNAAIQALGIGPVVGTRTWGGVIGIDSRYGLVDGTSVTQPKYATWVEGYGWGLENRGVTPDVEVPIAPHHWAAGQDPQLAEAVRIALESLATTPARTPPPLPEL from the coding sequence GTGACGGAATCCGAGAGCACCTCTGCCGGCGCCTACCTGCGCCACCCGCACCTGCACGGCGACCTGGTGACCTTCGTCGCCGAGGACGACATCTGGCTCGCCCCGCTGGACGGTGGCCGGGCCTGGCGGCTGACCGCGGACCGCTCCCCGGTCTCCCACCCGCGCTTCTCGCCGGACGGCCGCTCGATCGCCTGGACCTCCACCCGCGACGGTGCGGCGGAGATCCACCTCGCGCCCGTCGACGGCGGCGAGGCCCGGCGGCTGACCCACTGGGGCCACACCGCCCGGACCCTGCTGCGGGGGTGGACCCCGCAGGGCGAGCCGGTGGCGGTCACCAGCGCCGGCCAGGCGACGGCCCGTCAGGCCTGGGCCTTCGCCGTCCCGCTGGACGGCGGGCAGCCGCGCCGGCTGCCCTTCGGGCCGATCGGGCACCTCGCCTTCGAGGCCGCCGCCCCGACCCCCGAGGCGACCCCGGACGCCGCTCCCGACGAGGCGTCCGGCGACCGGGTCCTGCTGCTGTCCGCCTACAGCGCCGAGCCCGCCCGCTGGAAGCGCTACCGCGGCGGCACCGCCGGGCGGCTGTGGATCGGCACCGAGGGCGGGGAGTTCACCCGCCTGCACAGCGAGCTGGACGGCAACATCGAGTCCCCCCTCTGGGTGGGCGACCGGATCGCCTTCCTGAGCGACCACGAGGGCAGCGGCCACCTCTACTCCAGCCGCCCCGACGGCTCGGACCTGCGCCGCCACACCCACCCCTCGCCCGGCGCCCCGTTCTACGCCCGCAACGCCGCCACCGACGGCACCCGGGTCGTCTGGCACAGCGGCGGTGAGCTGTGGCTGCTGGACGCGCTGGACGGCGTGGCCCGGCCGCGCCGCCTCGCGGTGCACCCGGCCGGCCCGCGCACCGGCCGCCGCCCCTACCCGCTGCCGGCGGCCGGGCAACTGTCGACCGCCGCCCCGGACGCCACCGGGCGCGCCGCCGCCGTGGTGGTGCGCGGCACCGTGCACTGGCTGACCCACCGCGAGGGCCCGGCGCGGGTGCTGGCCGAGACCCCGGGGGCGCGTGCCCGGCTGGCCCGGGTGGTCCCGCCCACCGAGGCGGGCGGCCCGCAGGGCGCGCTCTGGGTGACCGATGCCGAGGGCGACGACGCGCTGGAGTACGCCCCGGACGCGCTGGCGGCCGAGCGGCGCCGGTACGCGGCGGGCGGCCTGGGCCGGGTGCTCGGCCTGCAGGTCGCCCCGGACGGCCGGCACGCCGCCGTCGCCGCGGACGACGGTCGGCTGCTGCTGGTCGCGCTGGCCGACGGAGCGGTGCGCGAGCTGGCCCGCAGCGTGGACGGCGAGGTCAGCGGGCTGGCCTTCGCCCCGGACTCGGGCTGGCTGGCCTGGTCGCAGCCGACCCTGGGCCCGTGGCTGCTGCGCCAGATCATGCTGGTGAACCTCGCCTCGGGCGAGGTCGCCGAGGCCACCCCGCAGCGGTTCATCGACACCTCGCCCGCCTTCACCGCCGACGGCAAGCACCTCGCCTTCCTGTCGATGCGCAACTTCGACCCGGTCTACGACGCGCACAGCTTCGACCTGGGCTTCCCCACCGGAGCCCGGCCCTACCTGCTGACGCTGGCCGCGGACACCCCCTCGCCGTTCGGGCCCCGGCGCGGTGGCCGCCCGGTGGACGGCGCGGAGGAGAGCGCCGAGACCTCCGAGCCGTCCACCGGGCAGCCCGAGGCGGGCGGGCAGCCGGCCGCGGAGGCGGCCGAGGGCCCGTCGGCGCCCACCACCGTGGTGGACCTGGCGGGGCTGGCCGACCGGATCGTGCCGTTCCCGGTCGAGGGCGGCCGGTTCGGCGAGCTGCGGGCGGCCAAGGACGGCGTGCTGTGGACCCGCTACCAGGTGGTCGGCGAGCTCGGTGACGACGCCGCCACGCCCGAGGACGAGCGCCCCGGTCCGGTGCTGGAGCGCTACGACCTGGCCAAGCTGCGGGTCGAGCAGTTGCTGGACAGCCTGGACACCTTCGCGGTCAGCGCGGACGGCAACCGGCTGGCCGTGCTCGACGGCGGCGAGCTGCGGATCGTGCCGGCCGACCACAAGGCCGCCGAGGAGGACGAGACCCGGGTGGACCTGGCGCGGCTGCGGGTCACCGTGGACCCGGCCGCCGAGTGGCGCCAGATGTTCGACGAGAACGGCCGCCTGATGCGCGACAACTTCTGGCGTGCCGACCTCGGCGGGGTCGACTGGGCCGGGGTGCTGGCGCGCTACCGCCCGCTGGTCGAGCGGCTGGGCTCGCACGACGAGCTGGTCGACCTGCTCTGGGAGGTGGTCGGCGAACTCGGCACCTCGCACGCCTACGTCTCGCCGCCCGGGCGGGGCGCGTCCGGCGCACGGCCGCAGGGCCGGCTCGGCGCCGACCTGGTGCGCGACGGCGAGGTGTGGCGGATCGCCCGGGTGCTGCCCGGCGAGTCCTCCGACCCCAGGGCCCGCTCCCCGCTGATGGCCCCCGGCGTCGCGGTGAAGGCCGGTGATGCGCTGCTCGCCGTGGACGGCCGCCCGGTCGACCCGGTGACCGGGCCCGCCGCGCTGCTGGCCGGCACCGCCGGGCAGCCGGTCGAGCTGACCGTCCAGCGGGCCGACGGCACGGTGCGCCACCCGGTGGCCGTCCCGCTCGCCGACGACGAGGCGCTGCGCTACCACGACTGGGTGGCCGGGCGCCGGGCGGAGGTGCGCCGGCTCTCCGGAGGGCGGCTCGGCTACCTGCACATCCCGGACATGATGAGCGCCGGCTGGGCCCAGCTCCACCGCGACCTGCGGGTGGAGCTGGCCAAGGAGGGCCTGCTGGTCGACCTGCGGGAGAACCGCGGCGGCCACACCTCGCAGCTGATCCTGGAGAAGCTCTCCCGACGGATCATCGGCTGGGGCCGCGGTCGCGGCCTGGCGACCGCCGAGCCCTACCCGGGCGAGGCGCCGCGCGGACCGGTGGTGGCGCTGGCCGACGAGCACGCCGGCTCGGACGGCGACATCGTCAACGCCGCGATCCAGGCGCTCGGCATCGGCCCGGTGGTCGGCACCCGGACCTGGGGCGGGGTGATCGGCATCGACAGCCGCTACGGCCTGGTGGACGGCACCTCGGTCACCCAGCCCAAGTACGCGACCTGGGTGGAGGGCTACGGCTGGGGCCTGGAGAACCGCGGGGTCACCCCGGACGTCGAGGTCCCGATCGCCCCGCACCACTGGGCGGCCGGGCAGGATCCGCAGCTGGCCGAGGCGGTGCGGATCGCGCTGGAGAGCCTGGCGACCACGCCTGCCAGGACGCCGCCGCCGCTGCCGGAGCTCTGA
- a CDS encoding HIT domain-containing protein, whose product MSGEPQADCLFCKIVAGEIPATVVRKTERTIAIRDINPQAPTHVLVMPYAHYPNAPELAAAEPEVAAELLTEAAAVAADEGLADYRLISNVGAGAGQTVFHVHVHVLGGKPLREGMV is encoded by the coding sequence ATGTCCGGCGAGCCGCAGGCGGACTGCCTGTTCTGCAAGATCGTGGCGGGTGAGATCCCGGCCACCGTGGTCCGCAAGACCGAGCGCACCATCGCCATCCGGGACATCAACCCGCAGGCACCCACCCACGTGCTGGTGATGCCGTACGCGCACTACCCGAACGCCCCCGAGCTCGCCGCCGCCGAGCCGGAGGTCGCCGCCGAGCTGCTCACCGAGGCCGCCGCGGTCGCCGCCGACGAGGGGCTCGCCGACTACCGGCTGATCTCCAACGTCGGGGCCGGCGCCGGTCAGACCGTCTTCCACGTCCACGTCCACGTGCTCGGCGGCAAGCCGCTGCGCGAGGGCATGGTCTGA
- a CDS encoding ribonuclease Z — MSQRELVVLGTASQVPTRHRNHNGYLLRWDGEGLLFDPGEGTQRQMQYAGVSATDLTRICVTHFHGDHSLGLAGVVQRINLDRVPHPVHAYYPAGGQVFFDRLRRATAFHETAELRPHPVEEAGALPAEGAPFALEAVRLSHPVEAFGYRLTEPDGRRLLPERLAALGIAGPAVGRLQREGAIELDGRLVTLAEVSEVRRGQRFAFVMDTRLCPGAEALAEGADLLVIEATFLTADARLAEEHGHLTAAQAARLAAAAGVRTLVLTHFSQRYPDLAGHLAEAREHFDGELVIAEDLARVPVPPRR, encoded by the coding sequence GTGTCGCAGCGCGAACTCGTCGTCCTCGGCACGGCCAGCCAGGTGCCGACCAGGCACCGCAACCACAACGGCTACCTGCTGCGCTGGGACGGCGAGGGACTGCTCTTCGACCCGGGGGAGGGCACGCAGCGCCAGATGCAGTACGCCGGGGTCTCGGCCACCGACCTGACCCGGATCTGCGTCACCCACTTCCACGGTGACCACAGCCTGGGTCTGGCCGGGGTGGTCCAGCGGATCAACCTGGACCGGGTCCCGCACCCGGTGCACGCCTACTACCCGGCCGGCGGGCAGGTCTTCTTCGACCGGCTGCGCCGGGCAACGGCGTTCCACGAGACGGCCGAGCTGCGCCCGCACCCGGTCGAAGAGGCGGGCGCGCTGCCCGCCGAGGGCGCGCCGTTCGCGCTGGAGGCGGTGCGGCTCTCGCACCCGGTGGAGGCCTTCGGCTACCGGCTGACCGAGCCCGACGGGCGCCGCCTGCTGCCCGAGCGGCTGGCCGCCCTCGGCATCGCCGGTCCGGCGGTGGGCCGGCTGCAGCGCGAGGGCGCGATCGAGCTGGACGGGCGGCTGGTCACCCTGGCGGAGGTCAGCGAGGTGCGGCGCGGCCAGCGCTTCGCCTTCGTGATGGACACCCGGCTCTGCCCGGGCGCCGAGGCGCTGGCCGAGGGCGCGGACCTGCTGGTGATCGAGGCGACCTTCCTGACCGCCGACGCCCGGCTCGCCGAGGAGCACGGCCACCTGACCGCCGCCCAGGCCGCGCGGCTGGCCGCCGCGGCGGGTGTGCGGACCCTGGTGCTGACCCACTTCTCGCAGCGCTACCCGGACCTGGCCGGTCACCTGGCCGAGGCCCGCGAGCACTTCGACGGCGAGCTGGTGATCGCCGAGGACCTCGCCCGGGTGCCGGTGCCGCCGCGACGGTGA
- a CDS encoding PhoH family protein: MVTLLGATDSLLRVIERSFPRTDIHVRGNEVTATGDSADIALVKQLFSEMMLVLRTGQPLTEDSVERSIAMLKSAAADPDGAAESPSAVFTASILSNRGRTIRPKTVNQKNYVDAIDRHTITFGIGPAGTGKTYLAMAKAVQALQAKEVNRIILTRPAVEAGERLGFLPGTLYEKIDPYLRPLYDALHDMMDPDSIPRLMAAGTIEVAPLAYMRGRTLNDAFIILDEAQNTSPEQMKMFLTRLGFNSRVVVTGDTSQIDLPGGTRSGLKVVQEILAGVPDIHFSILTSTDVVRHKLVGRIVDAYERWDAENGEDPGREAQGQSSRKSAPRGPRSRTPRQPHRTES; encoded by the coding sequence ATGGTCACCCTGCTCGGTGCCACCGACTCCCTCCTGCGGGTGATCGAGCGCTCGTTCCCGCGGACCGACATCCACGTGCGGGGCAACGAGGTCACCGCCACCGGCGACAGCGCCGACATCGCCCTCGTCAAGCAGCTGTTCAGCGAGATGATGCTGGTGCTGCGCACCGGCCAGCCGCTGACCGAGGACTCCGTGGAGCGGTCCATCGCGATGCTGAAGAGCGCCGCCGCCGACCCCGACGGCGCGGCCGAGAGCCCCTCGGCGGTCTTCACCGCGAGCATCCTCTCCAACCGGGGCCGCACGATCCGCCCCAAGACGGTGAACCAGAAGAACTACGTCGACGCCATCGACCGGCACACGATCACCTTCGGGATCGGGCCGGCCGGTACCGGCAAGACCTATCTGGCGATGGCCAAGGCCGTGCAGGCGCTGCAGGCCAAGGAGGTCAACCGGATCATCCTGACCCGCCCGGCGGTCGAGGCCGGCGAGCGGCTCGGGTTCCTGCCCGGCACCCTCTACGAGAAGATCGACCCCTACCTGCGTCCGCTCTACGACGCGCTGCACGACATGATGGACCCCGACTCGATCCCGCGGCTGATGGCGGCGGGCACCATCGAGGTCGCTCCGCTCGCCTACATGCGCGGCCGGACCCTGAACGACGCCTTCATCATCCTGGACGAGGCGCAGAACACCTCGCCCGAGCAGATGAAGATGTTCCTGACCCGCCTTGGCTTCAACTCCCGGGTCGTGGTCACCGGTGACACCAGCCAGATCGACCTGCCGGGCGGTACCCGCAGCGGTCTCAAGGTGGTCCAGGAGATCCTGGCCGGCGTCCCGGACATCCACTTCTCGATCCTGACCAGCACCGACGTGGTCCGCCACAAGCTGGTCGGCCGGATCGTGGACGCCTACGAGCGCTGGGACGCCGAGAACGGCGAGGACCCGGGCCGCGAGGCCCAGGGCCAGTCCTCGCGCAAGAGCGCCCCGCGCGGCCCCCGCAGCCGCACCCCCCGACAGCCCCATCGCACCGAAAGCTGA
- the ybeY gene encoding rRNA maturation RNase YbeY: MSIDIANESGWEADEESILDVARFALDKMRIHPLSELSVILVDAEAMEQLHIQWMDLPGPTDVMSFPMDELRPGKEGEELPQGLLGDIVLCPEVAKAQGLAAPSKHSMDEELQLLTVHGVLHVLGYDHEEPEEEQAMFGLQKRILDDWRAGRGLSGISPAPTTH; encoded by the coding sequence ATGTCCATCGACATCGCCAACGAGTCCGGCTGGGAGGCCGACGAGGAGTCCATCCTCGACGTCGCCCGCTTCGCCCTCGACAAGATGCGGATCCATCCGCTGTCCGAACTGTCCGTGATCCTCGTGGACGCCGAGGCGATGGAGCAGCTGCACATCCAGTGGATGGACCTGCCCGGTCCCACCGATGTGATGTCCTTCCCGATGGACGAACTGCGCCCCGGCAAGGAGGGCGAGGAGCTGCCGCAGGGCCTGCTCGGCGACATCGTGCTCTGCCCCGAGGTGGCCAAGGCGCAGGGCCTGGCCGCGCCCTCCAAGCACTCGATGGACGAGGAGCTGCAGCTGCTCACCGTCCACGGGGTGCTGCACGTGCTCGGCTACGACCACGAGGAGCCGGAGGAGGAGCAGGCCATGTTCGGCCTCCAGAAGCGGATCCTCGACGACTGGCGGGCCGGTCGCGGGCTGTCGGGGATCTCCCCGGCCCCGACGACGCACTGA
- a CDS encoding hemolysin family protein codes for MSGDSTSFLVASFLLVMLGWLAACAEAGISRVSRFRAEEAVRAGRRGADRLLTLASDPIRYLNLATLIRVASEMAAAVMVTVVCVRNLSQAWQAILLAFGVMVLVSFVAVGVSPRTIGRQHPLTTATAASFVLLPLAAVLGPIPRLLILLGNALTPGKGYREGPFASEAELRALVDLAEKDDLIEDDERRMVHSVFELGDTIVREVMVPRTDLVMIERHKTVRQTLTLALRSGFSRIPVVGDNEDDVVGIVYLKDLVRRTHVNPEAEADQVDTVMRPAVFIPDSKPVDDLLREMQQMRSHVAIVIDEYGGTAGLVTIEDILEEIVGEITDEYDRETAPVQDLGDGSYRITARLLVEDLGELFGIELEDEDVETVGGLLAKHLGRVPIPGSACEIPLPPDGPSGPAAITAIRLTAESSAGRRNRIGTVVAAPVGPQPQVQQEQGEPV; via the coding sequence ATGAGTGGCGATAGTACGAGCTTTCTCGTTGCGTCCTTCCTGCTGGTGATGCTGGGCTGGCTGGCCGCCTGTGCGGAGGCCGGCATCTCCCGGGTCTCCCGGTTCCGGGCCGAGGAGGCCGTGCGGGCCGGGCGGCGCGGCGCCGACCGGCTGCTGACCCTGGCCTCCGACCCGATCCGCTACCTCAACCTGGCCACCCTGATCCGGGTGGCCAGCGAGATGGCGGCGGCGGTCATGGTCACCGTGGTCTGCGTGCGCAACCTCAGCCAGGCCTGGCAGGCGATCCTGCTGGCTTTCGGCGTGATGGTGCTGGTCTCGTTCGTCGCGGTCGGCGTCTCGCCGCGCACCATCGGCCGCCAGCACCCGCTGACCACCGCGACCGCGGCCTCCTTCGTGCTGCTGCCGCTGGCCGCGGTCCTCGGCCCGATCCCGCGGCTGCTGATCCTGCTGGGCAACGCGCTCACCCCCGGCAAGGGCTACCGCGAGGGCCCCTTCGCCTCCGAGGCGGAGCTGCGCGCGCTGGTCGACCTGGCCGAGAAGGACGACCTGATTGAGGACGACGAGCGCCGGATGGTGCACTCCGTCTTCGAGCTGGGCGACACCATCGTGCGCGAGGTGATGGTGCCGCGCACCGACCTGGTGATGATCGAGCGGCACAAGACGGTCCGCCAGACCCTCACCCTGGCACTGCGCTCCGGCTTCTCGCGGATCCCGGTGGTCGGCGACAACGAGGACGACGTGGTCGGCATCGTCTACCTCAAGGACCTGGTCCGGCGCACCCACGTCAACCCGGAGGCGGAGGCCGACCAGGTGGACACCGTGATGCGCCCGGCCGTCTTCATCCCGGACAGCAAGCCGGTGGACGACCTGCTGCGCGAGATGCAGCAGATGCGCTCGCACGTGGCGATCGTGATCGACGAGTACGGCGGCACCGCCGGCCTGGTCACCATCGAGGACATCCTGGAGGAGATCGTCGGCGAGATCACCGACGAGTACGACCGGGAGACCGCCCCGGTGCAGGACCTCGGCGACGGCTCCTACCGGATCACCGCCCGCCTGCTGGTGGAGGACCTCGGCGAGCTGTTCGGCATCGAGCTGGAGGACGAGGACGTCGAGACGGTGGGCGGCCTGCTCGCCAAGCACCTGGGCCGGGTGCCGATCCCGGGCTCGGCCTGCGAGATCCCGCTGCCGCCGGACGGTCCTTCGGGGCCGGCCGCGATCACCGCGATCCGGCTGACCGCGGAGAGCTCGGCCGGGCGGCGCAACCGGATCGGCACGGTGGTGGCCGCGCCGGTCGGGCCGCAGCCGCAGGTCCAGCAGGAGCAGGGCGAACCTGTCTGA
- a CDS encoding cytidine deaminase: protein MLGGMTDLDPEDQKIITLARSARARNGVAEGAAVRDETGRTYVAGSVELASLRLTAVQAAVAMAVASGAKGLEAAAVVTAEAAPAAADLAVVGDLGGAGTPLLLAGPDGTLRVRAEA, encoded by the coding sequence ATGCTCGGCGGCATGACTGACCTTGATCCCGAAGACCAGAAGATCATCACGCTGGCCCGCTCCGCCCGGGCCCGCAACGGTGTGGCCGAAGGCGCGGCGGTGCGCGACGAGACCGGGCGCACCTACGTGGCCGGCTCGGTGGAGCTGGCGTCGCTGCGGCTGACCGCCGTGCAGGCGGCCGTGGCGATGGCGGTGGCCAGCGGGGCCAAGGGGCTGGAGGCGGCGGCCGTGGTGACGGCCGAGGCGGCCCCGGCGGCGGCCGACCTGGCCGTGGTGGGCGACCTCGGTGGCGCGGGCACGCCGCTGCTGCTCGCCGGGCCGGACGGCACCCTGCGGGTCCGCGCCGAGGCCTGA
- the era gene encoding GTPase Era yields the protein MVPMSDTPSSPAAPYRSGFACFVGRPNAGKSTLTNALVGTKVAITSDRPQTTRHTVRGIVHRPDAQLVLVDTPGLHKPRTLLGERLNDLVRSTWAEVDVIGFCLPADQKLGPGDKFIAKELAEIKKTPKVAIVTKTDLVDSKRLAEQLIAISQLGAELGIEWAEIIPVSAVGDKQVGLVAELLTKLLPKGQPLYPDGDLTDEPEQIMVAELIREAALEGVRDELPHSLAVVVEEMIPREDRPADRPLLDIHANVYIERQSQKAIVIGAKGARLKHVGTTARKHIEALLGTPVYLDLHVKVAKDWQRDPKQLRKLGF from the coding sequence ATGGTCCCCATGAGCGACACCCCCTCCTCCCCGGCAGCCCCCTACCGTTCGGGCTTCGCGTGCTTCGTCGGCCGACCCAACGCGGGCAAGTCGACCCTGACCAACGCCCTGGTGGGAACGAAGGTCGCGATCACCTCCGACCGCCCGCAGACCACCCGGCACACCGTGCGCGGCATCGTGCACCGCCCGGACGCGCAGCTCGTCCTGGTCGACACCCCCGGCCTGCACAAACCGCGCACCCTGCTCGGCGAGCGGCTCAACGACCTGGTCCGCTCCACCTGGGCCGAGGTGGACGTGATCGGCTTCTGCCTGCCCGCCGACCAGAAGCTCGGCCCCGGCGACAAGTTCATCGCCAAGGAACTGGCCGAGATCAAGAAGACCCCCAAGGTGGCCATCGTCACCAAGACCGACCTGGTCGACTCCAAGCGGCTGGCCGAGCAGCTGATCGCCATCTCCCAGCTCGGCGCCGAGCTCGGCATCGAGTGGGCGGAGATCATCCCGGTCTCGGCGGTCGGCGACAAGCAGGTGGGCCTGGTGGCCGAGCTGCTCACCAAGCTGCTCCCCAAGGGCCAGCCGCTCTACCCGGACGGCGACCTGACCGACGAGCCCGAGCAGATCATGGTCGCCGAGCTGATCCGGGAGGCCGCCCTGGAGGGCGTGCGCGACGAGCTGCCGCACTCGCTGGCCGTGGTGGTCGAGGAGATGATCCCGCGCGAGGACCGGCCGGCCGACCGCCCGCTGCTGGACATCCACGCGAACGTCTACATCGAGCGGCAGAGCCAGAAGGCCATCGTGATCGGCGCGAAGGGGGCCCGGCTCAAGCACGTCGGGACGACCGCGCGCAAGCACATCGAGGCGCTGCTCGGCACGCCGGTCTACCTCGACCTGCACGTCAAGGTGGCCAAGGACTGGCAGCGCGACCCGAAGCAGCTGCGCAAGCTCGGCTTCTGA